Proteins encoded together in one Anaerococcus murdochii window:
- the recQ gene encoding DNA helicase RecQ — protein MTEKITSNLKKYFGFDSFRKGQREIIEKILEGRDVLGVLPTGGGKSICYQLPALMKDGLTLVISPLISLMKDQVDALREDGIEASFINSSLDFETYIDTLNDVRMGKIKLLYISPERLDNEFFRDFLRDINLSFVAVDEAHCISQWGHDFRPSYKLIADLYNIIGPHVQIAAFTATATKEVREDIINNLALKDPFVKVTGFDRPNLKFIVRKPKDKLRFLKAYLEDRQGKSGIIYASTRNRVDKLQRYLAAAGLSVTKYHAGLSEAERKKAQEDFIFDKKDLVVATNAFGMGIDKSNVGFVIHYNMPKDMESYYQEAGRAGRDGEDADCILLYSAQDIIINKHLINQSSNLAYRKIQLEKLQTIINYVNTNKCLRAFILEYFGQDYEGDCDFCSNCLDDIKKEDKTIDAQKILSCIFRLDQKYGISTVVDCLKGSKNKNAREKDLENISTYGIMKDKSAEEIKDLIGVLIADGYIKVVGLDYPVLALTEKSKDILFSKVRFYARKTEVKKSVKHKEQDLASQADQALFDRLKKVRLDLSKLRKIPPFIIFSDQSLKDMAINKPKNEEEFLRIKGVGEKKLIQYGDIFIAEIKEYLRDN, from the coding sequence ATGACAGAAAAAATCACGAGTAATTTAAAAAAATATTTCGGTTTTGACTCTTTTAGGAAGGGGCAAAGGGAAATTATAGAAAAAATCCTAGAGGGAAGAGATGTATTGGGAGTTTTGCCAACAGGAGGGGGCAAGTCGATTTGTTATCAGCTTCCAGCCCTTATGAAAGATGGGCTTACCCTTGTAATCTCGCCCTTAATCAGCCTCATGAAAGACCAGGTTGATGCCCTAAGGGAAGATGGAATTGAGGCAAGTTTTATTAATTCAAGCCTTGATTTTGAAACTTATATCGATACTCTAAATGATGTTAGAATGGGAAAAATCAAACTCCTTTATATTTCTCCAGAAAGGCTAGATAATGAGTTTTTTAGGGACTTTTTGAGGGATATTAACCTATCTTTTGTGGCAGTTGATGAGGCCCATTGTATTTCCCAATGGGGCCACGATTTTAGGCCTTCTTATAAATTAATTGCTGACCTTTATAATATTATTGGACCTCATGTTCAAATAGCAGCCTTTACAGCCACAGCCACCAAAGAAGTTAGGGAAGATATCATAAATAATCTGGCCCTTAAAGATCCTTTTGTGAAAGTGACTGGTTTTGACAGGCCAAACTTAAAATTTATAGTAAGAAAACCAAAGGATAAGCTTAGATTTCTAAAAGCCTATCTGGAAGACCGCCAGGGAAAATCTGGAATTATTTATGCATCAACTAGAAACAGGGTTGACAAACTCCAAAGATATTTGGCAGCCGCAGGCCTAAGTGTGACCAAATACCACGCAGGCCTTAGTGAGGCTGAGAGGAAAAAGGCCCAGGAAGATTTTATTTTTGATAAAAAAGACCTAGTTGTAGCTACAAATGCCTTTGGCATGGGGATTGATAAGTCAAATGTGGGTTTTGTTATCCATTACAATATGCCAAAGGATATGGAATCCTACTACCAAGAGGCAGGCCGTGCTGGTAGGGACGGAGAAGATGCCGATTGTATCCTTCTTTATTCTGCCCAGGATATTATTATAAATAAGCACCTGATAAACCAAAGCAGTAACCTTGCCTACAGGAAAATCCAACTTGAAAAGCTTCAGACAATTATAAATTACGTCAATACAAATAAGTGCCTTAGGGCCTTTATCCTTGAATATTTTGGCCAAGACTACGAGGGCGATTGCGATTTTTGTTCCAATTGTTTGGATGATATAAAAAAAGAAGATAAGACTATCGATGCTCAAAAAATCCTATCATGTATCTTTAGGCTCGACCAAAAGTACGGGATAAGTACAGTTGTTGATTGCCTAAAGGGGTCAAAAAATAAAAATGCCAGAGAAAAGGATCTTGAAAATATATCTACCTATGGCATCATGAAAGATAAATCCGCCGAAGAGATAAAAGATTTGATTGGGGTTTTGATTGCAGATGGCTATATTAAGGTCGTTGGTCTTGATTATCCAGTCCTTGCCCTTACTGAAAAATCCAAGGATATTTTATTTTCCAAGGTAAGGTTTTATGCAAGAAAGACCGAAGTTAAAAAATCCGTCAAACATAAAGAGCAAGATTTAGCCAGCCAAGCCGACCAAGCTCTGTTTGATAGGCTTAAGAAAGTTAGGCTTGATCTTTCAAAACTAAGAAAAATCCCACCTTTTATAATTTTTTCTGATCAATCCCTAAAGGACATGGCTATAAATAAGCCAAAAAACGAGGAAGAATTCCTGAGAATCAAGGGAGTCGGAGAGAAAAAACTCATCCAATATGGGGATATTTTCATAGCAGAAATCAAGGAATACCTCAGAGATAATTAA
- a CDS encoding DUF4097 family beta strand repeat-containing protein: MDDKKIKIDEELIEDKIENMEKSNKESEKPNPFKWLDGVNKRNLIFGLVGLVLIILVIFMISSKKNASIQNAATTSQIDENSYNQSRIMRVDLNKIKSIDFDLGSSDVRIQRSNTNPYIEYTELFRGEDNAYRLDVSFEEGVLKLKNKVEGKELYMKDKIPIVRIFLPSEGGIEEIKGTIGAGDVKIDDLEVKNFDLRIKSGNISLNNGFFQGSIRNESGSINLNKSELSNTKLSTVAGDIIIKESKLGNRLDFTTSTGDILIDAKDTIDNYNINAYLEVGNFVLGNISYRNITDGYLSDNKAKNNIDLRTKIGDIVFNKGEGAKVENQEYLTNDSKVKDDEENALERNVKKTEKENKKRKEKEKAKDEEDSENIDEESDESSEEEEENN, translated from the coding sequence GTGGACGATAAAAAAATAAAAATAGATGAAGAATTAATCGAAGACAAGATAGAAAATATGGAAAAGTCTAATAAGGAAAGCGAAAAGCCAAATCCTTTTAAGTGGCTTGATGGAGTAAATAAGAGGAATTTGATTTTTGGCTTAGTAGGACTCGTCTTAATTATCCTTGTGATTTTTATGATTTCTTCAAAGAAAAATGCTTCAATCCAAAATGCAGCTACAACTAGTCAAATTGATGAAAACTCTTACAACCAGTCCCGTATTATGAGGGTTGACTTAAATAAGATAAAGTCAATTGACTTTGACCTTGGTTCATCAGATGTTAGAATTCAAAGGTCTAATACCAACCCATATATAGAATACACCGAGCTTTTTAGGGGCGAAGATAATGCCTACAGGCTTGATGTGAGCTTTGAGGAAGGAGTCCTTAAGCTTAAAAACAAGGTTGAGGGCAAGGAACTTTACATGAAGGATAAAATTCCGATAGTTAGGATTTTCCTTCCATCTGAGGGAGGTATAGAAGAAATCAAGGGCACCATAGGTGCTGGCGATGTCAAAATTGATGACCTTGAGGTGAAAAACTTTGACCTAAGGATTAAAAGCGGCAATATCAGTCTTAATAATGGATTTTTCCAAGGTTCTATCAGAAATGAATCAGGATCTATAAATCTAAACAAAAGCGAATTGTCAAATACTAAGCTATCAACAGTCGCAGGTGATATTATTATCAAGGAATCAAAGCTAGGCAATAGACTTGATTTTACCACATCTACAGGTGATATTTTGATTGATGCCAAGGATACTATTGATAATTACAATATAAACGCCTATCTTGAAGTTGGTAATTTTGTCCTAGGAAATATTTCTTACAGGAATATCACAGATGGTTACCTTTCAGACAATAAGGCCAAAAATAACATTGATCTTAGGACAAAAATTGGTGACATTGTCTTTAATAAGGGTGAGGGAGCCAAGGTTGAAAATCAGGAATACCTCACAAATGATTCTAAAGTCAAGGATGATGAAGAAAACGCCCTAGAGAGAAATGTAAAAAAGACCGAAAAAGAAAATAAAAAGCGCAAAGAAAAAGAAAAAGCAAAAGATGAAGAGGATTCAGAAAATATAGATGAAGAATCAGACGAATCTTCAGAAGAGGAAGAAGAAAATAATTAG
- the truA gene encoding tRNA pseudouridine(38-40) synthase TruA has translation MIKNVLVNLCFDGRDFKGYQYQIDQRTVEEELKKAIQEVTGEDNRIIACGRTDAGVHARSFYVNFLTASHVNPKGFAYHIQPYLPDDILALSSEEVGLGFHARFSCKSKTYKYVINQEKNPHPIYRTYMENITYKLDYDKLNQGLQVLKGDHDFRLFMKEDKELEINTNRRIDDCYFKREENTLEIFFKAESFLHNQVRIMTGSLIELARGKISLEDFKAYFDPESNVRANPALSPVGLYLWEVEY, from the coding sequence ATGATTAAAAATGTATTGGTAAATTTGTGTTTTGACGGTAGGGACTTTAAGGGTTACCAATACCAGATAGACCAAAGAACAGTAGAAGAAGAGCTAAAGAAAGCTATCCAAGAGGTGACAGGCGAAGATAATAGGATTATAGCTTGCGGAAGGACAGATGCGGGAGTCCATGCGAGAAGTTTTTATGTAAATTTTCTCACAGCTTCTCATGTAAATCCAAAAGGTTTTGCCTACCATATCCAGCCATATCTTCCAGATGATATTTTGGCCTTATCTTCAGAAGAAGTAGGCCTTGGTTTTCATGCCAGGTTTTCTTGTAAGTCAAAAACTTATAAGTATGTAATCAACCAGGAAAAAAATCCACATCCTATTTATAGGACCTATATGGAAAATATAACCTACAAGCTTGATTATGATAAGCTAAACCAGGGGCTTCAGGTCCTTAAGGGTGACCATGATTTTAGGCTTTTTATGAAGGAAGATAAGGAACTTGAGATAAACACAAATAGAAGGATAGACGATTGTTATTTCAAAAGAGAAGAGAATACGCTAGAGATTTTCTTTAAGGCAGAATCCTTTCTCCATAATCAGGTGAGGATTATGACGGGAAGCTTGATTGAACTTGCCAGAGGGAAAATTTCTCTAGAAGATTTCAAGGCTTATTTTGACCCAGAGTCAAATGTGAGGGCAAATCCAGCCTTAAGTCCAGTTGGGCTTTACCTATGGGAGGTTGAATATTGA
- a CDS encoding energy-coupling factor transporter transmembrane component T family protein, which translates to MTNISIGQYLPFDSFVHRLDPRVKIIGVFLYIITIFFVKDFITYIPFIVLLIALLAIAKIPFKAIVKSLKPLIFIIVLTGVINLVTTPGKEIFTIWKFSITEEGVFRTAFTILRLVLIILSTSVLTYTTSPMELTYGLEKLFSPMKRFGFPAGELAMMISISLRFIPTLFDEANKIKMAQMARGADFESGNIFDRAMSMIPLLVPLFINALKRSGDLATAMEARLYRIGEERTKLNEIYMHRTDWISIIGFTIFCAIIIVLYFL; encoded by the coding sequence ATGACTAATATATCCATAGGTCAATACCTTCCTTTTGATAGTTTTGTCCATAGGCTAGACCCAAGAGTTAAAATCATAGGGGTATTTTTATATATAATTACAATATTTTTTGTAAAAGATTTTATCACTTATATACCTTTTATAGTCCTCTTGATTGCCCTATTGGCCATAGCCAAGATTCCTTTTAAGGCTATTGTAAAGTCTTTAAAACCCTTGATATTTATTATTGTCTTGACAGGTGTAATTAACTTAGTCACAACACCAGGTAAGGAAATTTTCACAATTTGGAAATTTTCCATAACTGAAGAAGGTGTATTTAGGACTGCTTTCACAATCCTAAGGCTGGTTTTAATTATCCTTTCAACATCAGTTCTAACCTACACCACAAGCCCAATGGAATTAACATATGGTCTTGAAAAACTTTTCTCACCAATGAAAAGATTTGGTTTTCCAGCAGGGGAACTTGCAATGATGATTTCAATTTCCCTAAGATTTATACCAACCCTTTTTGATGAGGCAAACAAGATTAAGATGGCCCAAATGGCAAGGGGAGCGGACTTTGAATCTGGAAATATCTTTGATAGGGCAATGTCTATGATCCCACTTTTGGTACCACTTTTTATAAATGCCTTAAAAAGGTCTGGAGATCTTGCAACTGCTATGGAAGCGAGACTTTACAGGATTGGTGAAGAAAGAACAAAACTCAACGAGATTTACATGCACAGGACTGATTGGATTTCTATTATTGGTTTTACAATCTTTTGTGCCATTATAATTGTTTTATACTTCCTATGA
- a CDS encoding energy-coupling factor transporter ATPase — protein MKIEIKNVDYIYNQGLPNEVYALKDINLEINSREIIGLIGQTGSGKSTLVQLLNGLLIPTNGDVIIDGINSKEKSKRKAARFKVGLVFQYPENQLFEETIAKDIAFGPKNMGLKEDEIHARVKSAMEKVGLDYETYKDVSPFEISGGQQRRVAVAGILSMNPKVLVLDELTAGLDPIGRQEIFKELMKIYEADDELSIVLVSHSMEDVAEYVDRVIVMNGGKVYSDKSTFDTFTSVDLDTIGLDVPQITKFMRAYKKKNPDVDEKIYTVDVAINELYKHLGGKND, from the coding sequence ATGAAAATAGAGATAAAAAACGTTGACTATATCTACAACCAGGGCCTACCCAACGAGGTTTATGCCCTAAAAGATATAAATTTAGAAATAAATAGCAGGGAGATAATTGGTCTTATAGGTCAAACGGGATCTGGTAAATCAACACTAGTTCAGCTTTTAAATGGTCTTTTGATTCCAACAAATGGTGATGTTATAATTGACGGTATAAATTCTAAGGAAAAATCTAAGAGAAAGGCAGCCAGATTTAAGGTTGGTCTTGTTTTCCAATATCCAGAAAACCAATTATTTGAAGAAACCATTGCCAAGGACATTGCCTTTGGTCCAAAAAATATGGGCTTAAAGGAAGATGAAATTCACGCAAGAGTAAAGTCGGCCATGGAAAAAGTTGGCCTTGATTATGAAACCTATAAGGATGTTTCACCATTTGAAATTTCTGGTGGCCAGCAAAGAAGGGTGGCTGTAGCGGGGATTTTATCTATGAATCCAAAAGTTTTAGTCCTTGATGAACTAACAGCAGGCCTTGACCCAATAGGGCGCCAGGAAATTTTTAAGGAACTTATGAAAATCTACGAAGCTGATGATGAGCTAAGTATTGTCCTTGTTAGCCACTCTATGGAAGACGTGGCAGAATATGTGGACAGGGTCATAGTTATGAATGGCGGCAAGGTTTATTCAGATAAGTCTACCTTTGATACTTTCACATCAGTAGACCTTGATACTATTGGCCTTGATGTGCCACAGATAACTAAATTTATGAGAGCCTACAAAAAGAAAAATCCAGATGTGGATGAAAAAATCTACACAGTGGACGTTGCTATTAATGAATTATACAAACATTTAGGAGGCAAAAATGACTAA
- a CDS encoding energy-coupling factor transporter ATPase, with translation MIKIKNVTYTYPGIDEGSQGKTALDNLSIDINKGDFVAVLGHNGSGKSTLGKLLNAQIKPTSGEILVDDISSSTEGSEWDIRKKCSMVFQNPDNQMVATTVEEEVAFGPENLRVEHPELRQRVDRAIEQVGMSNFKHRNPSNLSGGQKQRVSIAGVIAMLSDYIIFDEPTAMLDPQGRKDVIELIKSLNKDYGKTIIYITHYMEEAVLADKIVVLDRGKKALEGNSREVFSQVKKMKELGLTVPQVTEVAYGLSQKGIKFDRLPLTVEEFLESL, from the coding sequence ATGATAAAAATAAAAAATGTAACTTATACCTATCCTGGTATAGACGAGGGTAGCCAGGGCAAGACTGCCCTTGATAATCTATCAATAGATATAAATAAGGGGGACTTTGTGGCAGTTTTAGGCCACAATGGTTCCGGAAAATCGACTTTGGGTAAGCTTTTAAATGCCCAAATCAAACCTACAAGTGGGGAAATTCTTGTAGATGATATTTCTTCTTCTACTGAAGGAAGTGAATGGGATATTAGGAAGAAATGTTCCATGGTTTTCCAAAACCCTGACAACCAGATGGTTGCAACTACAGTTGAAGAAGAAGTAGCCTTTGGTCCTGAAAACCTAAGGGTAGAACACCCTGAGTTAAGACAAAGAGTTGATAGGGCAATCGAACAGGTAGGCATGTCTAACTTTAAGCACAGAAACCCATCAAACCTATCAGGTGGACAAAAACAAAGAGTGTCAATAGCAGGTGTAATTGCCATGCTATCAGACTATATAATTTTTGACGAGCCGACAGCCATGCTAGATCCACAAGGTAGGAAGGATGTTATTGAGCTAATTAAAAGCTTAAACAAGGACTATGGCAAAACCATAATCTACATCACCCACTACATGGAAGAGGCTGTTCTTGCTGATAAAATTGTAGTTTTAGACAGAGGCAAGAAGGCTCTCGAAGGTAATAGTAGGGAAGTTTTTTCCCAAGTTAAGAAAATGAAAGAACTAGGCCTTACAGTTCCTCAAGTTACAGAAGTAGCCTACGGCCTAAGCCAAAAGGGAATAAAATTTGACAGGCTTCCTTTGACTGTCGAGGAGTTTTTAGAAAGCTTATGA